The Moorella glycerini genomic interval GCAGGAATAGACGTAGCGCACATGTTTAACCACTTTCACCTGGGCCGGGATGACCTTAAGTTCCTGCCGCACCTCGGTGCTCATTTCATGCAAAGGGCCGCCGCAGCACGGGCAGACCCGTTCTTCTTCCGGCAGGCGGTGCTCTACTACTTCTACCGGCAGATCTTCCAGGTTCATCTCCCGGCGGCCGCGCCCTTTGCGGCGCTGGTAGGTGATGGTTTCCCAATCCGGCTCAGGTGCATCCGGCCGGGCTTCCGCTTCCGCTTCGTTAAAAAGTAAAAGCTGCTCTTTCAAAGGTTCAGTCCGTTCGCTGGAAACACCGAATTGCCGCTTCTTGCTTAAACGGAACTGCTCCATAAACCAGTTTAGCTTGGCGGTCAGTTCGGCGTTTTGTTGTTCCAGCTGCATACATTGCTCTTCCAGCTGCAGGCAGCGGCTTTGCAGCTCTTCTATGGTCATGGCGGCGATAGATTGCGAAGTGTTCATGCTTTAATGATTCGACGAATCGCGTCGAATTCCTCTAGAATCAACCATAAACAGCAAATATTTCTTTCTGGTGCTTTATATTACAAGATGGTGCGCGCTTTTACCTCGGGATGGGCCTGGGGCTGTTTGATGGGGAGGCCGTCAAGCAGCCAGCGCAGCTCCCGGCGGTTGATGGTGATGGTTGCAGAAGTGGTATCTTGAGGCCAGGGGAATTTGCCCTTCTCCAGCCGGCGGTAATAAAGCCAGAAACCGTTATGCTCCCAGTGGAGGATCTTTAGTTTATCCCGCTGGCGGTTGCAGAAAACGAAAAGGCAGGAAGAGAAGGGGTCCAGCTCGAACCCTTCCTTGACCAGCACCGCCAGGCCGTCAATGGACTTGCGCAGATCCGTTGCGCCGCAGGCGAGATAAACCCGGTCGATGCCAGCTTCGTTTAGCATATCGCTACCAGCACCCGGACTACCTGAGAGAGCAAGGCGGGATCAAAACCGGGTCTTACCTCGATGCCAGCCGGCCCTATTTTGACAAGTAAAGTATGGCCCTGATCTATAGATGCCTTTTCACTTATTTCTACCGGTAACCATCGGTTGGATTTCCCAGAGGAAACTACGTTTTGGTTTTTATACTTCCGCAGCCAGTACCATAACTGCCTGGGGCTAACGCCCTCTTGGGAGGCGCACCACTCTCTGACGCTTTGCCCGCTGGCCTGGTATTCGGCTATCCGGGTTGCCCATAGTGCTTGCAGTTCGGCTTTGGTCATAATAAAAAATCCTCCTCAGCTTGTTTTCTGAGGAAGATTATCCCTTAAACTTGGGTATTGCGCCAAGGTGGGTTGTATTTG includes:
- the tnpB gene encoding IS66 family insertion sequence element accessory protein TnpB (TnpB, as the term is used for proteins encoded by IS66 family insertion elements, is considered an accessory protein, since TnpC, encoded by a neighboring gene, is a DDE family transposase.), which produces MLNEAGIDRVYLACGATDLRKSIDGLAVLVKEGFELDPFSSCLFVFCNRQRDKLKILHWEHNGFWLYYRRLEKGKFPWPQDTTSATITINRRELRWLLDGLPIKQPQAHPEVKARTIL
- the tnpA gene encoding IS66 family insertion sequence element accessory protein TnpA, producing MTKAELQALWATRIAEYQASGQSVREWCASQEGVSPRQLWYWLRKYKNQNVVSSGKSNRWLPVEISEKASIDQGHTLLVKIGPAGIEVRPGFDPALLSQVVRVLVAIC